In Halobaculum rubrum, the following are encoded in one genomic region:
- a CDS encoding UPF0058 family protein: protein MKKQELIHLHGLLSEVRSEYDEWGTDIDLTEYKELGVKPTSIHRSKTDHKAAVFKLASGITSSAEEETTEPVAPRAD, encoded by the coding sequence ATGAAAAAGCAGGAGCTCATTCACCTGCACGGCCTTCTCAGCGAGGTACGCAGCGAGTACGACGAGTGGGGCACAGACATCGACCTGACCGAATACAAGGAACTCGGCGTCAAACCGACGTCGATTCACCGATCCAAGACGGACCACAAGGCTGCCGTGTTCAAGCTGGCGTCCGGGATCACGTCGTCCGCCGAGGAGGAGACGACCGAGCCCGTCGCGCCTCGCGCCGACTGA